In Antennarius striatus isolate MH-2024 chromosome 10, ASM4005453v1, whole genome shotgun sequence, one DNA window encodes the following:
- the neil3 gene encoding endonuclease 8-like 3 — protein sequence MVEGPGCTLNGEKIRAKVQGGQEVKEMRGSLLTSTKTNFHSLCGRQYTCVKTLGKELFVYFGVRALRIHFGMNGSMRINPVERKATTGSTPVLEIRLTKDTVCFYDSTVEIRLTEDCEQRMKAMEALDVCSSAFSFSRSEEAVRSQSSRMLCDVLLDQAVMPGVGNIIKNEALFDSGLHPTVKVQQLTDEQIHHLVKMTRDFTLLFYKCRKSGSALHKHYKVYKRPQCGQCSHVITVCRLGDNGRMTYFCERCQNGDPSTINISKLPVRNSLIGWAYNERTDDNVAKKDEEDWACPLCTLINQPAAKSCDACLTSRPEAYKDSVSAELSPFSPHLIKYPCTAFKKPQEELKVNWRSAFGTSTLVFSDLSKKPKPVNSPLTTASSHLNSLAAERGLYKYNVCQGTTSPNYASGGWQRQSAEISNGESVASYSHPSKKMRIDHSPFSSNNAQNGTPNSCVPCCASHRRPAVLRVVHKEGENKGRQFYTCSLPTNTKCNFFEWADLHFPLCHHGKRCLMRTVLKLGPNNGRQFFTCSHQKGKQCDFFQWADSKPGESILPGC from the exons atgGTTGAAGGCCCAGGTTGCACATTAAACGGGGAGAAGATCCGTGCAAAAGTTCagggaggacaggaagtgaaagaaaTGAGAGGCAGCTTGTTAACTTCGACG AAAACCAACTTCCATAGTTTGTGTGGTCGTCAGTACACTTGTGTTAAAACTCTGGGCAAGGAGCTCTTCGTGTACTTCGGTGTCAGAGCTTTGAG AATCCACTTTGGAATGAACGGATCGATGCGTATCAACCCTGTTGAAAGAAAGGCTACGACTGGTTCCACACCAGTGCTGGAAATACGCCTGACAAAAGATACCGTGTGTTTCTATGACAGTACTGTGGAAATAAG GTTGACAGAGGACTGCGAACAACGGATGAAGGCGATGGAGGCTTTGGATGTTTGCTCCTCCGCATTCAGCTTCTCCCGCTCTGAGGAAGCAGTGAGGAGCCAGAGTAGCAGGATGCTCTGTGACGTTCTCCTAGACCAGGCCGTCATGCCAGGAGTTGGCaacatcattaaaaatgaagcCCTGTTTGACTCGGGCCTCCACCCAACCGTGAAG GTTCAACAGCTGACAGATGAGCAGATCCACCACTTGGTGAAAATGACCCGTGATTTTACACTTCTGTTTTACAAG TGCCGCAAATCCGGCTCTGCTCTCCACAAACATTACAAAGTCTACAAGCGTCCCCAGTGTGGCCAGTGCTCTCATGTCATCACGGTGTGTCGTCTAGGAGACAACGGCAGGATGACTTACTTCTGCGAACGCTGCCAGAACGGCGATCCCAGTACAATTAACATCAG TAAACTGCCTGTCAGGAACAGCTTGATTGGATGGGCCTACAATGAGAGGACCGATGATAATGTGGCTAAGAAGGATGAAGAGGACTGGGCCTGTCCACTCTGTACACTCATCAACCAGCCGGCAGCAAAATCCTGTGATGCCTGCCTCACTTCGAGACCAGAGG CGTACAAAGACAGCGTCAGTGCAGAACTGTCACCCTTCAGTCCTCATTTGATTAAATACCCCTGCACTGCCTTCAAGAAACCACAAGAGGAGCTCAAAGTCAACTGGAGATCTGCCTTTGGGACTTCCACCCTTGTTTTCTCTGACTTGAGCAAGAAGCCAAAGCCTGTAAACTCCCCACTCACCACAGCCAGCAGTCATTTGAATTCCTTGGCGGCAGAGCGAGGTTTATATAAATACAACGTCTGCCAAGGGACAACAAGCCCCAATTATGCCTCTGGTGGCTGGCAGAGGCAAAGTGCCGAGATCTCCAATGGGGAATCAGTGGCCTCCTACAGTCACCCATCCAAGAAAATGAGAATTGATCACAGCCCCTTTTCTAGTAACAATGCTCAAAATGGAACCCCCAACTCATG CGTCCCTTGTTGTGCTTCCCACCGCCGTCCAGCGGTCCTCAGAGTCGTCCACAAGGAGGGGGAGAATAAAGGACGACAGTTCTACACCTGCTCGCTTCCTACAAACACCAAGTGTAACTTCTTTGAG TGGGCTGACTTACACTTCCCTTTGTGTCACCATGGGAAACGCTGTTTAATGAGGACAGTTCTCAAACTAGGACCTAACAACGGTCGCCAGTTCTTCACATGCAGCCATCAAAAGGGTAAACAGTGTGACTTTTTCCAGTGGGCAGACAGCAAACCAGGGGAGTCCATCCTCCCTGGATGTTGA